CCAGGTCGGCGAGTTCGTTGCTCAGGGCGTCGACCTGATCATCATCAGCCCGAAGGAGTCGCGGCCGCTTACGAAGCCGGTCGCCGATGCCATGGCCGCCGGCATCCCCGTGATCGTGCTCGACCGCAAGGTAGAAGGTGACAAGTACACCTGCTTCATCGGTGCGGACAATGTGCTGATCGGCAGGAAGGCGGGCGAGTATATTGTCAAGAAACTGGGTGGCAAGGGTAAGGTCGTGGAGCTTCAGGGGCTGATGACCTCCACCCCCGGTCAGGAGCGGCACAACGGATTCCTGGAGGGAATCAAGGGCTCCGGCATCGAAGTCGTGTTCGCAGCGGACTGTGCGTGGCTCGAGGATAACGCCCAGAGGGAGATGAAATCGGCGCTCTCTCGCTTCGCGGAGATTGATGCCGTCTACGGGCACAACGATCCGAGCGCTCACGGTGCGTACCTTGTCACCAAGCAGGAGGGCAAGGGCCGCGAGAAGCAGATCGAGTTCGTCGGCATAGACGCGCTCCCCCACGAGGGTGTGCGCTACGTGAGGGAAGGTATCCTTAGTGCCACCTTCCAGTACCCGACCGGCGGTCCGGAGGCGATCGAGACCGCGATCAAGATACTCAAGGGCGAGCAGGTCGAGAAGAACATCACCCTGGGCACCAAGATATACACCATGGACAACGTGGGCAAAGGTGGAGAGGGGCTCTAGTATTACAGAAACCGTCATTCTGTGAGCAACTCGGGATGACAACCGCGATGCTACCGTGAGGAGGTCGTCGTGCTTCGATCCGCTTTGTTGATACTCCTGATCATCTGTGTCATCTGTGCTCTCCCTGCATATGCCGGGGTGAAGTGGGACTTCGAGGACGGGACGCTTCAGGGCTGGACCGTTGTTTCGGGCGACGCCGGCCCTCAGCCGGTAGACAAGAGCGACGACCGGTACGGCGGCAACTTCAACAAAGAGGGCAAGTACTTCATCGGCACATACGAGAACGTGAAGGATGACGCCGAGGTGGAGTACCTGTCGCCAGAGTTCGTGATCTCGGCGGATACCATGACGCTTCT
This window of the Armatimonadota bacterium genome carries:
- a CDS encoding substrate-binding domain-containing protein, translating into MRNPWKLFVVVAVVVVAASFVGCSKQRSAGKKGAAENPWVIGMSQCNRGEPWRVQMDADIKAAAEAHPEVKVLFKDAQNKETIQQDQVGEFVAQGVDLIIISPKESRPLTKPVADAMAAGIPVIVLDRKVEGDKYTCFIGADNVLIGRKAGEYIVKKLGGKGKVVELQGLMTSTPGQERHNGFLEGIKGSGIEVVFAADCAWLEDNAQREMKSALSRFAEIDAVYGHNDPSAHGAYLVTKQEGKGREKQIEFVGIDALPHEGVRYVREGILSATFQYPTGGPEAIETAIKILKGEQVEKNITLGTKIYTMDNVGKGGEGL